From a single Ascaphus truei isolate aAscTru1 chromosome 2, aAscTru1.hap1, whole genome shotgun sequence genomic region:
- the LOC142474533 gene encoding pentraxin fusion protein-like yields the protein MADPSCSPGPDDENIARNGDVYPSSENLEGAARKVIDGNKDTDYRSGSCFETSYEKPAWWVLDLKESYKIDTIIVVNRGDCCAERLMGAEVRVAESLLSTSTRCGTITDVRSPQITLCCDGMVGRYITIIITGRKENLTLCEVEVYGVSVNDRTVCE from the exons ATGGCAGATCCTTCCTGTTCTCCAGGTCCGGACG ATGAAAACATAGCAAGGAACGGAGATGTGTATCCAAGCTCAGAAAACCTAGAAGGAGCGGCCAGGAAAGTGATTGATGggaataaagacactgactacAGAAGTGGCTCGTGCTTCGAAACGTCCTATGAGAAACCTGCCTGGTGGGTCCTGGACCTAAAGGAAAGCTACAAAATTGACACAATTATTGTGGTGAACAGAGGAGACTGTTGTGCGGAGCGTTTGATGGGAGCAGAGGTCCGTGTAGCAGAGTCTCTGCTGAGCACGAGTACAAG ATGTGGCACCATCACTGATGTCCGCTCGCCCCAGATAACGCTCTGCTGTGACGGTATGGTGGGAAGGTACATCACCATTATCATTACAGGACGCAAAGAGAATCTCACCCTATGTGAAGTGGAGGTCTATGGTGTGTCCGTCAATGACCGAACGGTGTGTGAGTAG
- the LOC142474549 gene encoding pentraxin fusion protein-like: MAFTHPASSDYFELRCPGDLLAPTGENVARDAHVCQSSVYAGGNPKRAVDGNRAAAYGDGSCTHTGYDSPAWWMVDLKESYKISTVNVVNRQDCCNERLEGALIRIGNSKNYKKNSVCDAIHDVSSPSVTVGCNRMEGRYVSIDIPGRSEHLTLCEVEVYGIPVQDKSDCK; the protein is encoded by the exons aTGGCTTTCACACATCCTGCATCCTCTGactactttgaactccgatgtccaggaGACTTACTGGCACCTACGG GGGAGAACGTAGCCCGGGACGCTCACGTCTGTCAGAGCTCGGTGTACGCAGGCGGGAATCCCAAACGTGCCGTGGATGGTAACAGAGCTGCCGCTTACGGGGATGGCTCCTGCACTCACACCGGGTATGACAGTCCTGCCTGGTGGATGGTGGACCTGAAGGAAAGCTACAAAATAAGCACAGTGAACGTGGTGAACAGACAGGACTGCTGCAACGAGCGTCTGGAAGGAGCGCTGATCCGCATCGGGAACTCTAAAAACTATAAGAAGAACTCTGT ATGTGACGCGATCCACGacgtctcctctccctccgtaaCCGTCGGCTGCAACCGGATGGAGGGACGTTATGTCAGCATTGACATCCCAGGACGCAGCGAGCACCTGACGCTGTGTGAGGTGGAGGTGTACGGAATTCCCGTCCAGGACAAATCTGACTGCAAGTAG